Genomic DNA from Brassica rapa cultivar Chiifu-401-42 chromosome A04, CAAS_Brap_v3.01, whole genome shotgun sequence:
CCACTTTGCTAACCACCGGCTGGGGAGGTGGCGATGGAGGAGGAGATGGGACACGTGGCAGAGGCAATGTAAGTAACAACTTCAAAGAATCTAACTTTTTAGCTATTGAAATCTGTTGAAGACAAACCCTTTTGAGCCTCGAACTTCTTCAATATCGGACCAAACCAAACATCGAACTGACTCAGAAGCTTCTCAGCCATTTTATAAACGTCTTGCCCCTTCGGATTATACGCCAACACGTTCGTGAAAGTCAAGCTAACATCGGAAGCAAAATCAACGGGAGATCTGTAAAACCCCTTTTCGAGATTTGTCTTCACAGTACCAAGATCCATAGGCTTCTTCACGATCAGATGATAGCCGTGAAGCCCTAACCCTAACACGTCGACGGGCGTGTTGAACACCGACGACCACCTGTGCTTCATCAAGCTTCGCCAAGATCTGACCGCATGAAGTTAGGAATGAAGAACGGAATTGAAGGAGTAGCAGGAGTCGACATAACAACATAGTAACAATGATTTGCAGATAACGACGATGAGGAAGTGGGAACGGCAGCGTCGCTTGCTACAAATATTTAGGTTGGAAGGATAAATGGGCAGATTATAATTGCTAGAAGCCCAATTACATTGACCCGGTAAATCTGTGTCAAAGAACGATCAAGCTCCCACAAAGTCTCATTATCCAACTCCTCGATATCCAACTCAATCTCATCCCCATCTTGAGGCAGATTCATGGTTCTCTTCTTAAGAATCTGAATCAACTGTCCAAGCTTCTCCGGAGGCAGCTCCTGTAGATTCACACCGAGCTTCCCCTTCTCTTCCATCGTCATCTCTCTCTTGTTTGGATCCTTAGCCTTAGGCTTCGGTAACTTCCCTTTCCTCCCGTTAGGCGCTTCTCCAACCTCAAGAGGCGATGCTTCCACTTGGTTAACCGGTTGGGGAGGTTGCGGAGGAGGTGTTTCCACTTTGCTAACCACCGGCTGGGGAGGTGGCGATGGAGGAGGAGATGGGACACGTGGCAGAGGCAATGTAAGTAACAACTTCAAAGAATCTAACTTTTTAGCTATTGAAATCTGTTGAAGACAAACCCTTTTGAGCCTCGAACTTCTTCAATATCGGACCAAACCAAACATCGAACTGACTCAGAAGCTTCTCAGCCATTTTATAAACGTCTTGCCCCTTCGGATTATACGCCAACGCGTTCGTGAAAGTCAAGCTAACATCGGAAGCAAAATCAACGGGAGATCTGTAAAACCCCTTTTCGAGATTTGTCTTCACAGTACCAAGATCCATAGGCTTCTTTACGATCAGATGATAGCCGTGAAGCCCTAACCCTAACACGTCGACGGGCGTGTTGAACACCGACGACCACCTGTGCTTCATCAAGCTTCGCCAAGATCTGACCGCATGAAGTTAGGAATGAAGAACGGAATTGAAGGAGTAGCAGGAGTCGACATAACAACATAGTAACAATGATTTGCAGATAACGACGATGAGGAAGTGGGAACGGCAGCGTCGCTTGCTACAAATATTTAGGTTGGAAGGATAAATGGGCAGATTATAATTGCTAGAGGCCCAATTACATTGACCCGGTAAATCTGTGTCAAAGAACGTCTGACGGGGCAAATCAACATCTTCTGATTGGCTGATTTTTTAATCTGAGGTGGCAGCCTCACCATTAAGTATATGCTGcttttagtataggatagatGTAACGGCATAtttcaatatttgttttaaactttATGAACGTTGATCCCATATTACTGCTTGTCCTGAGTAGACTTGCGGATCAAAAACCAACGTAACCAGGGGCGGACCCACCCTTTGAGAAGGTGTGGCACGTGCCACATACTAAAGTTAAAATAGCGTCTTGTACAAAGTTAAGTATAAATGTTGCCAGCTCTGATGGTTTTAAAGGCTCAAAAGTGCCCCATGCAACCCATGTTCGAATCCCTTGAgctcttttttaaaaaaattgtgtacagtttattttattttagtcacATTTTTATAAGACAAGTTTTCCTTTCTCCTTCGTGTTTTTGCTATCAAATagaaataatttgttttcttcctttactttaatattagttttcaccttttcaacaaaataaattattttatttaagttttagtttaaaaatcattttatcaattttatcttTAATACTTATattaatataactaataaaaagtGTTTAACATAGCCTATTTATCTTATTAATTgactcaattttttttcaagtaacttttttaaaatataatttaaagaagaattcaatctattaatatataattaaagttttaataaatatatatcatggtaattctctcaaatagtacatttatgtttttgtcacaaaaatattctttaaatagaaaaatgacaaaaataattttttaattttttattttttaaaatttgaactcCTATCTTAGAATTTCattcttaattctaaatcttaagtccagattagttaaccataaggtataaatataatttttatatttaataaaaaaattggtcATTTTCGTCcttgaaaactatttttatgaAAACTTATCctagataattttttatatatattatgataaaaaattatatatattgtgcCCCACACGAAATTATTTTCTGGATCCGCCCCTGAACGTAACGGTTTCGTTTCGTCACTACCACCAAGTTTAGTGGGAGGTTTTGTTTCATTCTTGCTACCAAGGTTAGTCGGAGGTTTCAATTCATTGGATCCGCCATGCATAGTTGAAGATTTTGTTTTGTCAGTGCCATCAAGAATAGTCAAAGACTTCTCTTTATCATATGGTTTTGGGGCCAGTTTTGAAGGATATGTATTGGTTGGTAGCATTCCAGAATTACCATAGCCACCGGTTTTAGTTGGAGGTTTCACTTCATCAGATCCACCAAGCTTTGTTTCGTCATTTCCACCAACTTCAGCCGAATTTTTTTCACTGTCATTCGGCTTAGATACCACCTTTGGAATACCTATATTGGCTGCTGGCATTCCAGAAGTACTAGACCCACCAGGTTTAGCTATAGGTTTCACTTCATTAAAACCGTCGCCTTTAATTGGAGATTTTGTTTCGTCATTTCCTCCATGTTTAATCGAAGGTTTTCCTTTGTCTTCTAGATTTGGTTCTGGTTCAAGAGGATTTTTACTGGTTGGTGATGTTCCAGAATTACTAGAGTCGCCAAGTGTAGTTGGAGGTTTCAATTCAAAGGAGACGCCGTGTTTAGCTGGATATTCTGTTTTGACATTCTCACCAGGTGTAGTTGAAAGATTTTCCTGGACATCGGGCTTTTCTACATGATTTAGAGGACCTGTGTTGGCTAGTGGTGTTCCTAAACTACTGTTGTCCCTAGATTTAGTTGGAGGTTTCACCTCATCAAAGGTATCACGTTTTGTTCCGTCGTTGCTACCATGTTTAGTCAAAGGTTTTGCTTTGTCATCTTGATTTAATGTTTGTTTTGGAGGATCTGTATTGGCTGGTTGCTTTCCAGAATTACTCGAGTCACCGGATTTAGACGAAGATTTAGACGAAGATTTCACTTGGCGACAAGCTCTC
This window encodes:
- the LOC103863870 gene encoding transcription factor GTE4-like, encoding MKHRWSSVFNTPVDVLGLGLHGYHLIVKKPMDLGTVKTNLEKGFYRSPVDFASDVSLTFTNALAYNPKGQDVYKMAEKLLSQFDISIAKKLDSLKLLLTLPLPRVPSPPPSPPPQPVVSKVETPPPQPPQPVNQVEASPLEVGEAPNGRKGKLPKPKAKDPNKREMTMEEKGKLGVNLQELPPEKLGQLIQILKKRTMNLPQDGDEIELDIEELDNETLWELDRSLTQIYRVNHRWSSVFNTPVDVLGLGLHGYHLIVKKPMDLGTVKTNLEKGFYRSPVDFASDVSLTFTNVLAYNPKGQDVYKMAEKLLSQFDISIAKKLDSLKLLLTLPLPRVPSPPPSPPPQPVVSKVETPPPQPPQPVNQVEASPLEVGEAPNGRKGKLPKPKAKDPNKREMTMEEKGKLGVNLQELPPEKLGQLIQILKKRTMNLPKDGDEIELDIEELDNETLWELDRFVTNYKKMASKIKRQGFIQNLSTPTRNLKIAYDLDKPHYILSLILTKRGHTWDDAKVIINTGVKSRKGARKDPKIGYEYVYYDQKINSILSLPATLNVSNTPTYILMSETTMKLNMEASAENKNTPINLAQNTYWNLAGESTGEVGIGYDHNYVFDCPDQDKDRLKHATKLKDDASEQVVLHGCGLGN
- the LOC103863871 gene encoding endo-1,4-beta-xylanase B-like, producing the protein MSKFIQKKKYIHIIINKRTHKSCFVGNLLCHLDHQEAYHCYQTGDPLVHHLWGDCRKAQHTCGHGHQVHHFRRVGLQVYHPHGVGLQAHHLQSSGRKIHHPREVGHEVHHPLGPGRLVHHHPFGDGCLAHHHQGTGPQVHHPWGVGLTILHPWGAGQQIHHFLRACRQVKSSSKSSSKSGDSSNSGKQPANTDPPKQTLNQDDKAKPLTKHGSNDGTKRDTFDEVKPPTKSRDNSSLGTPLANTGPLNHVEKPDVQENLSTTPGENVKTEYPAKHGVSFELKPPTTLGDSSNSGTSPTSKNPLEPEPNLEDKGKPSIKHGGNDETKSPIKGDGFNEVKPIAKPGGSSTSGMPAANIGIPKVVSKPNDSEKNSAEVGGNDETKLGGSDEVKPPTKTGGYGNSGMLPTNTYPSKLAPKPYDKEKSLTILDGTDKTKSSTMHGGSNELKPPTNLGSKNETKPPTKLGGSDETKPLRWFLIRKSTQDKQ